One genomic segment of Scophthalmus maximus strain ysfricsl-2021 chromosome 3, ASM2237912v1, whole genome shotgun sequence includes these proteins:
- the gpr182 gene encoding G-protein coupled receptor 182, with protein MSTHEHNHSDFLNGTPWFIYDCTIELDTDYRRIALFLLYLFIFIVGLLENAVVVWVNWRRRHSANGVLFCVINVSLSDLMVMVILPVFLMEVTMDKVWLWGRFLCKVTNLVYMVNFYSSSFFLAFMTLERYLSLTRPSSPALFPVVGRRRWVLCGGLWVLSFFLALLENIHVDLLEWDEPGCFMVPEHNYIEWFVCVTLLSLVFQFIGPAAVIITCNVLIARAVRTAPDVQGRRDVWLVHVYSLVFVVCWLPYYLVLFLMIIDDLDPYIFGCNTIEVLYFSFSVVQCLSLFHCVANPILYNFLSKSFRNNLVNTVLNYIPKEVTVDQVGVGNQPCGAAPNGGGGGDAGRQRKLSSTSTSQSDVGS; from the coding sequence ATGAGCACTCACGAGCACAACCACTCGGACTTCTTGAACGGCACGCCGTGGTTTATCTACGACTGCACCATCGAGCTGGACACCGACTACCGGCGCATCGCCCTCTTCCTGCTCTACCTGTTCATCTTCATCGTGGGCCTGCTGGAGAATGCCGTGGTCGTCTGGGTGAACTGGCGTCGGCGCCACTCCGCCAACGGGGTCCTCTTCTGCGTCATCAACGTGAGCCTGTCGGAcctgatggtgatggtgatccTGCCCGTCTTCCTGATGGAGGTGACCATGGACAAGGTTTGGCTGTGGGGCCGCTTCCTCTGCAAGGTCACGAACCTCGTCTACATGGTCAACTTCTACAGCAGCTCCTTCTTCCTGGCCTTCATGACCCTGGAGCGCTACCTGTCCCTGACCAGGCCCTCGTCTCCGGCGCTGTTCCCCGTGGTGGGCCGGCGGCGCTGGGTGCTCTGCGGCGGCCTGTGGGTGCTCTCCTTTTTCCTGGCTCTGTTGGAGAACATCCACGTGGATCTTCTGGAGTGGGACGAGCCCGGCTGCTTCATGGTGCCCGAGCACAACTACATCGAGTGGTTCGTCTGCGTGACCTTGCTGTCCCTGGTCTTCCAGTTCATTGGCCCCGCTGCTGTCATCATCACCTGTAACGTGCTGATCGCCCGGGCCGTTCGAACGGCCCCGGACGTGCAGGGGCGGCGGGACGTGTGGCTGGTGCACGTGTACTCGCTGGTGTTTGTCGTGTGCTGGCTGCCCTACTACCTGGTCCTGTTCCTTATGATCATAGACGACCTCGACCCCTACATCTTCGGCTGCAACACAATAGAAGTCCTCTACTTCTCGTTCAGCGTGGTGCAGTGCCTGTCTCTGTTCCACTGCGTCGCCAACCCCATCCTCTACAACTTCCTGAGCAAGAGCTTTCGCAACAACCTGGTCAACACGGTGCTGAACTACATACCCAAAGAGGTGACCGTGGACCAGGTGGGAGTGGGGAACCAGCCCTGCGGCGCCGCCCCCaacggaggaggcgggggagaCGCGGGGAGGCAGCGCAAGTTAAGTAGCACCAGCACAAGCCAGTCTGACGTTGGATCATAA